One Saccharomyces kudriavzevii IFO 1802 strain IFO1802 genome assembly, chromosome: 7 DNA segment encodes these proteins:
- the GUS1 gene encoding glutamate--tRNA ligase GUS1 (similar to Saccharomyces cerevisiae GUS1 (YGL245W); ancestral locus Anc_3.569), producing MPSTLTVNGKAPSVAYAELIAARIVNALAPNSIAIQFVDDKKAPAAKLDDATEGVFNKITGKFAAIFDNGDKEQVSRWTDLAEKELVVKNFAKLSQSLETLDSQLNVRTFILGGLKYSAADVACWGALRSNGMCGSIIKNKVDVNVSRWYTLLEMDPIFGEAHDFLTKSLQELKKSANVGKKKETHKANFEIDLPDAKVGQVVTRFPPEPSGYLHIGHAKAALLNQYFAQAYKGKLIIRFDDTNPSKEKEEFQDSILEDLDLLGIKGDKITYSSDYFQEMFDYCVQMIKDGKAYCDDTPTERMREERMDGIASARRNRSVEENLRLFTEEMKNGTEEGLKNCVRAKIDYEALNKTLRDPVIYRCNLTPHHRTGSTWKIYPTYDFCVPIVDAIEGVTHALRTIEYRDRNIQYDWMLQALRLRKVHIWDFARINFVRTLLSKRKLQWMVDKDLVGNWDDPRFPTVRGVRRRGMTVEGLRNFVLSQGPSRNVINLEWNLIWAFNKKVIDPIAPRHTAIVNPVKIHLEGTEAPQEPKVEMKPKHKKNPAVGEKKLIYYKDIVVDREDADVINVDEEVTLMDWGNVIITKKNDDGSMVAKLHLEGDFKKTKHKLTWLADTKDVVPVDLVDFDHLITKDRLEEDESFEDFLTPQTEFHTDAIADLNVKDMKVGDIIQFERKGYYRLDALPKNGKPYVFFTIPDGKSVNRYGAKK from the coding sequence ATGCCGTCCACTCTGACCGTCAATGGCAAGGCCCCTAGCGTTGCCTATGCCGAATTAATTGCTGCTCGTATTGTGAACGCTTTAGCCCCGAACTCTATAGCCATTCAATTTGTTGATGATAAGAAAGCTCCTGCTGCCAAGCTCGATGATGCCACTGAAGGTGTATTCAACAAGATCACAGGTAAATTTGCCGCCATCTTTGACAATGGCGATAAGGAGCAAGTTTCTAGATGGACTGATTTGGCTGAAAAAGAACTAGTTGTCAAGAACTTTGCTAAATTGTCACAATCATTGGAGACTTTGGATTCTCAATTGAATGTGAGAACCTTTATTCTTGGTGGTTTAAAATACTCTGCCGCTGACGTTGCATGTTGGGGTGCTTTGAGATCCAATGGTATGTGTGGTTCtatcatcaaaaacaaagttgATGTCAACGTTTCTCGTTGGTACACTTTACTGGAGATGGACCCAATTTTTGGCGAAGCTCACGATTTCTTGACCAAGTCTTTacaagaattgaagaagagcGCCAATGTaggtaaaaagaaagaaacgCACAAGGCCAACTTCGAGATTGACTTGCCAGATGCCAAGGTAGGCCAAGTGGTTACTCGTTTCCCACCTGAACCTTCTGGATATTTACATATTGGACACGCCAAAGCCGCCTTATTAAATCAATACTTTGCTCAAGCTTACAAGGGTAAATTGATCATCAGGTTCGACGACACCAACCCATCgaaggaaaaggaagaattCCAAGACTCAATTTTGGAAGATTTGGACCTATTAGGAATTAAAGGTGATAAGATAACCTACTCTTCGGATTACTTTCAAGAAATGTTTGATTACTGTGTCCAAATGATCAAAGATGGTAAAGCTTACTGTGACGATACTCCGACTGAAAGGATGAGAGAAGAACGTATGGATGGTATTGCTTCTGCTAGAAGAAACCGTTCTGTCGAAGAAAACTTGAGACTTTTCACCgaagaaatgaagaacGGTACTGAAGAAGGTTTAAAGAATTGTGTTCGTGCCAAGATCGATTACGAAGCCTTGAATAAGACTTTAAGAGATCCTGTCATTTACAGATGTAACTTAACCCCTCATCATAGAACTGGCTCTACCTGGAAGATTTACCCAACCTATGACTTTTGTGTTCCAATTGTCGATGCTATTGAAGGTGTCACTCACGCTTTACGTACTATTGAATACAGAGACCGTAATATCCAATACGATTGGATGCTACAAGCATTGCGTTTGAGAAAAGTCCATATCTGGGATTTTGCACGTATCAACTTTGTTAGAACCTTGTTGTCCAAGAGAAAGTTGCAATGGATGGTTGACAAAGACTTAGTCGGCAATTGGGATGATCCACGATTCCCAACTGTCAGAGGTGTGAGAAGAAGAGGTATGACTGTTGAAGGTTTGAGAAACTTTGTTTTATCTCAAGGTCCATCTAGAAATGtcatcaacttggaatggAACTTGATCTGGGCTTTCAACAAGAAGGTCATCGATCCAATTGCTCCAAGGCACACCGCTATCGTTAATCCAGTAAAGATTCACTTGGAAGGCACTGAAGCTCCACAAGAGCCAAAGGTTGAAATGAAACCAAAACACAAGAAAAACCCTGCTGTAGGTGAGAAGAAGCTCATTTATTACAAGGACATCGTCGTCGACAGGGAGGATGCCGACGTCATCAATGTCGATGAAGAAGTCACCTTAATGGACTGGGGTAACGTCATCATCACAAAGAAGAATGACGATGGCTCTATGGTTGCCAAGTTGCATTTGGAAGGTGATTTCAAGAAGACTAAGCACAAATTGACTTGGTTGGCTGACACCAAGGACGTTGTTCCTGTTGATTTGGTAGATTTCGATCACCTGATTACCAAGGACAGattggaagaagacgaaaGTTTCGAAGATTTCTTGACTCCTCAAACCGAATTCCATACCGATGCTATTGCTGATTTGAATGTTAAGGACATGAAGGTTGGTGATATTATCCAattcgaaagaaaaggttaCTATAGATTGGATGCTTTACCAAAGAATGGCAAGCCATACGTCTTCTTTACTATCCCAGATGGTAAATCTGTTAACAGGTACGGTGCTAAAAAGTAA
- the RTF1 gene encoding RNA polymerase-associated protein (similar to Saccharomyces cerevisiae RTF1 (YGL244W); ancestral locus Anc_3.567) encodes MSDLDEDLLALAGADESEEEDQVLTSTSAKRAKNNDQSVSKKRRIEVDSAEEEDEEDEEEDDYNPYSVGNAGYGSEGEEANPFPLEGKFKDENDREHLESLPEMERETLLFERSQIMQKYQERKLFRARGRDMKEQQQRAKDKEDSRKTRTSTRSTHATGHSDIKASKLSQLKKQRARKNRQYSDNEDEEDDEDEYREDNYKNEEESEYEDDEEYNPFDRKDLYDKREEEVEWAEEGEDELDREPEISDYNKLRIGRSFVAKFCFYPGFEDVVKGCYGRVNIGTDKRTGKTSYRMVRIERVFLQKPYSMGKFYTNQYFGVTQGKDRKVFQMNYFSDGSFADDEYRRYFKALDNSHMVKPSLHSLSNKTKEVMDFVNTPLTDKTTDEVVRHRMQFNKKLSGTNAVLEKTVLREKLQYAKETNNEKDIAKYSAQLRNFEKRMSIYEKHHENDQSDIKTLGELTSKNRKLNMSNIRNAEHVKKEDNSNFDSKSDPFSRLKTRTKVYYQEIQKEENAKAKEIAQQEKLQEDKEAKDKREKELLLAQFRRLGGLERMIGELDIKFDFKF; translated from the coding sequence ATGTCGGATTTAGATGAAGATCTGTTAGCTTTAGCTGGTGCCGATGAATCTGAGGAAGAAGATCAAGTTTTAACCAGCACGTCCGCCAAAAGGGCCAAAAACAACGATCAATCTGTTtccaaaaagagaagaattgAAGTTGACAGTgcagaggaagaagacgaggaagatgaggaagagGACGATTACAACCCCTACTCTGTAGGGAATGCCGGCTACGGATCAGAGGGGGAAGAGGCGAACCCATTTCCCTTGGAAGGTAAATTTAAGGATGAAAACGACAGAGAGCACTTGGAATCCTTACCTGAAATGGAGCGTGAAACTTTGTTGTTTGAGAGGTCTCAGATAATGCAGAAATACCAGGAAAGAAAACTGTTTAGGGCACGTGGAAGAGATATGAAAGAACAGCAACAAAGGGCTAAAGATAAGGAAGATTCCAGAAAAACTAGGACCTCCACTAGGTCAACCCACGCTACTGGCCATTCGGATATCAAGGCTTCAAAGCTTTCgcaattgaagaagcaaCGAGCCCGGAAAAATCGTCAATATAGTGAcaacgaagatgaagaagacgatgaagatgagtACAGAGAAGATAATTATAAgaatgaagaggaaagtgAGTATGAAGACGACGAAGAATACAATCCATTCGATAGAAAGGACCTATATGacaaaagagaagaagaagtcgAATGGGCAGAGGAAGGGGAAGATGAGCTTGACAGAGAACCTGAGATTTCTGATTACAACAAACTAAGGATTGGTCGTTCATTCGTAGCAAAATTCTGTTTTTATCCTGGGTTCGAAGATGTAGTCAAGGGTTGTTATGGTAGAGTGAACATTGGCACAGATAAACGCACTGGTAAAACTTCTTATCGTATGGTGAGAATTGAGAGAGTTTTCTTGCAAAAACCTTACAGCATGGGCAAATTTTATACTAATCAGTATTTTGGTGTAACACAAGGTAAAGATAGAAAGGTTTTCCAAATGAATTACTTCAGTGATGGTTCATTCGCTGATGACGAATACCGAAGATATTTCAAGGCATTGGATAACTCGCACATGGTTAAGCCTTCTTTACATTCTTTGAGTAATAAGACAAAAGAAGTTATGGATTTCGTCAATACGCCATTAACTGATAAAACAACAGATGAAGTCGTTCGTCATCGGATgcaattcaataaaaaactATCAGGGACTAACGCAGTGCTGGAGAAGACCGTATTGAGAGAAAAACTACAATATgctaaagaaacaaataatgaaaaggatATTGCCAAATATTCCGCTCAATtaagaaattttgagaaacgAATGTCTATATACGAAAAACATCATGAGAACGACCAATCTGACATCAAAACACTAGGTGAGTTAACTTcaaaaaacagaaaattaAATATGAGTAACATCAGGAACGCAGAGCAtgtgaagaaagaagataaCAGCAATTTCGATTCAAAGAGTGACCCTTTTAGTAGATTAAAGACCAGAACCAAGGTCTACTACCAAGAAATACAGAAGGAGGAAAATGCGAAGGCCAAAGAAATTGCTCAACAAGAGAAGCTACAAGAAGATAAGGAGGCTAAGGATAAGCGTGAGAAGGAGTTGCTTCTTGCTCAATTCAGACGCCTTGGTGGATTGGAGCGTATGATTGGTGAACTGGACATCAAATTTGACTTCAAGTTTTAG